In Chanodichthys erythropterus isolate Z2021 chromosome 7, ASM2448905v1, whole genome shotgun sequence, a genomic segment contains:
- the ankrd67 gene encoding LOW QUALITY PROTEIN: ankyrin repeat domain-containing protein (The sequence of the model RefSeq protein was modified relative to this genomic sequence to represent the inferred CDS: substituted 1 base at 1 genomic stop codon) — protein MAHAGPEMHWRWLELHDSVSMGSVERKVRTAAGTRQWRIHRRPKPRHTLLDERRLHYAAWEGCLEQVRALLERGVPANCQDPYGWTAVHHASFKGHLMLIKFLLQTGQVEVNSQDFFNCTPLHRSCSGGNPETTAFLLQKGASHSVRSCSGQTPLHLAAARGHLSTARVLLQHLASPNPQDFHKWTPLHWAVFGGWGDVAELLLDNGADVEGGKGVGMSPLQLAVLTGNEVGVRLLLHRGADANMRGPNGRTAMHLCACSGDKKILQQLLTVGAKVDVRDGDVASPLHLAARSGSRAVVHLLILNGAGLEDRDNLKMTPLHYSALRDNVEAAKLLLHYGADVNAVERLGQTPLHLASERGHCKVFKVLLDKGADPELRSSWRETAEDVARTHNQLYIIQLLQQHQTVRMSDRAQDSVHRXKKKQRIKGIVHPKMKKLFHDLPTIKPS, from the exons ATGGCCCATGCAGGCCCAGAGATGCACTGGAGATGGTTGGAGCTCCATGACTCTGTGTCTATGGGGTCTGTGGAGAGGAAGGTCCGGACAGCTGCAGGAACAAGACAGTGGAGGATTCACCGTCGACCCAAACCCAGGCACACTCTCTTGGACGAGCGGAGGCTGCACTATGCTGCTTGGGAGGGTTGTCTGGAGCAAGTCAGGGCCTTACTGGAACGTGGGGTGCCTGCTAACTGCCA GGACCCGTATGGTTGGACAGCTGTCCACCACGCCTCTTTCAAGGGTCATCTCATGCTGATCAAGTTCCTGTTGCAAACCGGCCAGGTGGAGGTAAACAGCCAAGACTTCTTCAATTGCACTCCCCTGCACCGCTCTTGCAGCGGAGGGAACCCCGAGACCACAGCCTTCCTCCTCCAGAAAGGGGCATCACATTCGGTAAGGTCCTGCTCTGGCCAGACGCCCCTTCACCTGGCTGCTGCCAGAGGACACTTGAGCACGGCACGGGTTTTGCTCCAGCACTTGGCTTCACCGAACCCCCAGGACTTTCATAAGTGGACACCTCTGCATTGGGCAGTTTTTGGAGGCTGGGGGGACGTGGCGGAGCTCCTGCTAGATAATGGCGCAGACGTGGAGGGAGGAAAAGGTGTGGGCATGAGCCCTCTGCAGCTGGCAGTGTTGACAGGGAATGAGGTGGGGGTGAGACTGCTGCTGCACCGAGGGGCAGATGCCAATATGAGGGGTCCTAATGGGCGCACAGCCATGCACCTTTGTGCCTGCTCTGGAGACAAGAAG ATCCTCCAGCAGCTGTTAACAGTAGGGGCCAAGGTTGATGTCAGGGATGGAGATGTGGCGTCTCCGCTGCATCTGGCTGCCCGCAGTGGCTCCAGGGCTGTAGTGCACTTGTTGATTCTGAATGGAGCAGGACTTGAGGACAGGGACAACCTCAAAATGACACCACTGCACTACTCAGCACTCAGGGATAATGTTGAGGCTGCCAAACTCTTGCTGCATTACGGGGCAGATGTGAATGCTGTGGAGAGGCTCGGACAGACACCTTTGCACCTGGCCTCAGAGAGGGGTCACTGCAAG GTCTTCAAGGTTCTGCTAGACAAAGGTGCTGATCCTGAACTAAGGAGCAGCTGGAGGGAGACAGCAGAGGACGTTGCAAGGACACACAATCAGCTATACATCATCCAGCTCCTTCAGCAACACCAGACTGTCAGGATGAGCGATCGAGCTCAGGACAGTGTGCATAGATAGAAGAAAAAACAgagaattaaagggatagttcacccaaaaatgaaaaaattattccatgatttacccaccatcaagccatcctag